From the genome of Pseudomonas hamedanensis:
GGGAAAACCAGTCGCATCGTCAGCCTTGGAACCGGGAAATCGATAAGCGCAAGTTGTACGCGAGAGGCGCGCCAGTCGCCAGTCGCATGTGTAACTGAAACACAACGGCCCACCAAGGGGCGGGCCGTTGCGCGCAATCAGTTCAACATCAGTCCTGACGGCTGGTCACTTCCAGCAGGTGATAACCGAACTGGGTTTTCACCGGGCCTTGTACGACATTGATCGGTGCGCTGAACACCACGGTGTCGAACTCCTTGACCATCTGGCCAGGACCGAACGAACCCAGGTCGCCGCCCTGACGGCTGGACGGGCAGCTGGAGTTGGTTTTGGCGACTTCGGCGAAGTCGGCACCGCCTTCAATCTGGGCCTTGAGTTCGTTGCACTTGTCTTCGCTGGAAACCAGGATGTGGCGGGCAGTGGCTTTAGCCATGGGAAAACTCTCCAATCATTTATCAGTAAAGTGCGGAGCCTACCGCAATCAGGGGACGAATTCTTGGCAAAGTTCCGTCCGCGTCTCGTTCACAGGCCGGCAGTCCGCAAGCGCTCGGCATGCTCGACGTACAGCTCGATCGGGTCGGGCGAGGAGCCCGTGGCGGTGTCGGGACGACGCAGGCTGGCCAAGTGATCCAGTGAATAGTCGGAACGAATCACCTGTCCCAGATGAGAGCTGAAGCGACCGACGAAGCCGTCATTCTGTTGCGGCTCGGTGGTGAAGTAGTGCGCCAGTACCTGGCACATGCCTTGAACCGGATCCAGTGTCGGCATCTGCTGGCTGGGTAGCACGCCGCTCCAGGAGTAATAGTGCACACCGTTGACCTTGGCCGGGCCATGTCCTCCCCACGTGTCGGGCAATCCTTGCGGGTATTTGTCATTAAATGCGCCGACACCTTCCGTGGTCAGCGCATTGAGTGCCGCCACCGCGCTCTGCGGCAACGCCGTGGTCCCACTGAGCAGCGACAGGAAGTCGGCGAACTGTGTCGCCACATTCTGGGCCACCGCTTCCGGCAATTTGCCGGGAATCAGCGCCTTGCGCAGAAAATCCGCCAGCTCCGAGCCGTGGTTCGGGCCGCTCACCGACGTCACTGATGCGACGCTGTCTGGGGTAACCGCCGCAGCGTAGCGAGCCGCCAACGCGCCCTGACTGTGCCCAATGAGATTGACTTTTTCTGCGCCTGTGCCTCGCAGCACACAGGCGATCTGAGTCAGCAGCTGTTCGCCTCGCGTTTCGTTGTTGTGGGTGGCGGACAGGTGCGGAACAAACACTCGGTTGCCGACTGCTTTCAAGGCGTCCTTGACGTCATGAAACAGCTCGAAATGGCCTATCCGTTCGAACCCGAACAGACCGTGTACCAGCAGGATGGGGTAACGAGTCGGAGCATTCCGTTGCATGTTCTTACCTTTTTCGAAGTGGTTCATCGGGGAAATCTGCTGGCCACTCTAAAACACCCTTTGGATTGAAGAAGTACGAAGAGGCTTCATGTTTATGTTGAAACTGGACTAGGGCACGTAAGACGTTTCGGATCTCCATGAAATCCAAGTCGGAATATCTGGACGTCTTAAACCTCAATGAGACCCATTTTGGCTTGCTTGCCTACTCGGCTCGTAGCCTTTGCGCTGGACTCGCGACGTATCGCGCTGACATTAAAAACCACGTGCAAAGCGTTCAATGCATAGTGTCGATATCGCCCATGAGGGCGCTACGTTATCCAGGGAATGGAGCCGAGAATGACTCATCACGAAGTTGGCTTTTGCTATTACACATGCCACTCGAACAATGTCCGCCCAGCGCCGGAGGCGTTGCCGGCACCGGTGATTGCCGGACTGCAAGGCGATGTGCTCGATCCCGCCTTGGCCAGGGTCGTGGTCCGTGTCGCCGCCTATGCCGGCATGGCTTGTGGAGATCAGGTGCGTCTTTATTGGGAGGGCCTGGACATCGAAGGCTTTGCCTACCAGCACGAGAGGGTCCGGTTTGTCAGCGAAGCCTTGGTGGGCCAGGACCTCGTGTTCGTTATCAAGGGCATGCACGTGGCCGCGCTCGATGGCGGGTCGCTGCAGGTTTTCTGGACACTGCTGAGCGCCGACCTGCCAGCACCGCTTGAATCCGGGCGCCTGCAATTGTCTGTCGGCGACGTCCGGACGCGGCTGTTGGCACCGCATATTGAAAACATGGTGGGCGGAACGCTGGATCCCTCACGCGTCGAGGAGGGTGTGCTGGTCACATTGCAACCTTATGCGCGAATGTCCGCGGGCGACCGGGTACTGATGGCGTGGCGTGGCACCCAGTCATCAGAAGCGTTCACCGATGCGCTGTCCGTGGAGGCATTTGCTGTCGGCGACATGTTGTCGTTCTGGATTCCGGCTCGGTACATCGAGGCGCACCGTGGCGATCACGTCAGCGTGGATTATCGTGTCGAATCAGCGTGCGGCGCGGTTCGATTGTCAGACCCTGCCAGTGTCTTCATCGGTCCGCTTTTGCGCGGCGAGCTGGAGGCTCCGGAGGTGCTTGAAGCCGTCGACGATGTGCTCTCGGTAGCGGATTCGACGGATGGCATTACTGTCGAAATCGCCAATGCGCAAGCGCAGGAAGATGAGCTGGTTTATCTCAAGTGCGACGGCGATCTCTTCAATCATCGCGATGATCGGGAAATTACCCGGGATTCGGCCGGTCAGCCGCTGATATTCATCGTGCCCCACCGGTTCTGGCGCGAGCACCAGGGGACCACCGTGCGGATTGCCTACACAGTCGAGCGTCTGGATGATGTCAGTCAGCGCTCGGCGGTGAGACACCTGAGGGTAGAGGCGTAGCCTGGGCGCAACGCCCGCCGGTTTCATTTGAAAGCGGCGGGCGATAGGACTGCTGCGTCAGCGGTGCGAAGCGAGGCGCCGGGCGGCATCAAGCAACAAGCGCTCGGTTGCCTCGAAGCCAAGGCAGCCATCGGTAATCGAAACCCCGTAGCGCAGCGATGCGCTCAGTGGCTGGCAACCTTCGAACAGATGAGATTCGAGCATCATGCCGATAAGCGAATGATCGCCGCGCAGCCGCTGTTCAAGCACATCGTTGAATACCGCCGGTTGACGTAACGGGTCCTTGCCGCTGTTGGCATGGCTGCAATCGACCATCATTCGGCTGGGGATCTTCACGCGTTTCAGCTCGGCGTTGATGCTGGCGACGCTCGTTTCATCGTAGTTGGGGCCGTGATGGCCTCCGCGCAAGACCAGATGCGTGTCGGGGTTGCCGGGGGTTTGAATAATCGCCGGGTGGCCCTGGCTGTCGACGCCGAAGTGCCGATGCGCATGGGCGGCAGAACGCATTGCATCGACGGCTACCGCTGCGCCGCCATCGGTACCGTTTTTGAAACCCACCGGCAGGTTCAGGCCGCTGGCCATTTCTCGGTGTATCTGCGATTCGGTCGTGCGCGCGCCAATCGCAACCCAGCTCAGCAGGTCGTCGAAGTAGTGGGCGGCCATTGGTTGCAACAGTTCCGTGGCGATCGGCAAGCCGAGACGGATCATTTCCAGCATCAGTTCGCGCGACAGGTTCAAGCCAGCGGCCATGTCGTCACTGCCGTCCAGATGCGGATCGTAGGCCAGGCCCTTCCAGCCGACGGTCGTGCGTGGCTTTTCAATGTAGGCACGCATCACCAACAGCATTTCGCTGCTGACGTCATTGGCGAGGCCGGCGAGCTGGCTGGCGTATTCAAGCGCGGACTGAGGATCGTGGATGGAGCAGGGGCCTACGACAACCAACAGGCGCTGATCTTCGCCGTTGAGGATCGCGCGAACGGCCTGGCGATGAGCAGTGACTTGCTGGCTCAAGGCGGTGCTCAACGGCAATTGCTGCTTGAGTTGCAACGAGCTGGGCAGCCGCACGGTCAGTGCTTCGTTGGCGCAATTGAGGGAGGACAGCGGCAAAGCGGAAACGGACGAGTTCATATTCGGTCTTCCTGGGCCAGTGGCGGGGGCTTCCCGCGCACTCGACCCTACTGGGGTGTTCGACAATTGGCCGTACTGGCCACGACTGCGTGTTTGCCACCTGTGGGTGACCGATCGGAGGCGGCAGGCTGTCCCGAGCGGAGGCTGGTAAATCGCCAGGCGCTAAAGCTGTCGTAACGGTAATAAGTGGCGTAGTTCATGGTTTGATCCTCAAGGTGTCTGGTGTGCTGCTGAAAAACGGGTTCTGAAAAAAACAAAACCCCCGGTCGGGAGGCCGACCGGGGGTTGAGAAAATCTCTGGTTGGCGACCCGTTGTCTTGGGCGCCGTGTGGGTATCAGGCGCGCCAGTGGCTAAACCAATACCCAAAATAAAAGCTCACGGGAGCGCAGGCGTCATTCACCCGGACAGCCGCAACCGAGCGCGGTGCGCTGGCGATCGATAGCTGTGAAGGGGCGTTGAACATGGTCTGTCTCCAATGAATGCGCCGAGCTTACTAGAGGCCTGTACGCATCAGCAATCAGAAAATGCTATCGCCCGCCGAGTAAAACGCCTATCACTCGAGCGCGCAAAGGTTGTGACACACTCCGCGTTTATCCAGGCAGGAGGGGTGAATGAGCTTCCAGATACGTCGCGCCACTGAAGATGACCTTGGTTTTGCGCGCGACCTGACGTGCGCGAACATGCTGCGCTATTACATTGACTACGATTTGTTGTGGCAGGACGCGGCGTTCGATGCCGGGTGGAGCGGTCGCGAAAACTGGCTGATCCTCTTGGCGGGTATGCCGATCGGTTTTTTCAGCCTCAGCCAGGATGCGCGGGCGCTGTACATTCGCGAGTTGCAGATTGCCGAGGATTATCAAGGGCGCGGTGCCGGTTCCTGGGCGATTGATCAGGTTATCGACATGGCACGTCAGGCAAGACGCCCGGCCGTGCGTCTCACCGTGTTCGAGACTAATCCGGCGCAACGGTTGTATTGGCGCAAGGGACTGCGGGTGCAGGGCAGGGACGAGTGTTTTCTGAGGATGCAGCTGGATTTAAGTACACCTGTGCGCTGAAACCCGCGCCGGGCAAGCTCCGGATGATGAATTGAAACTTTTTAAATGCAGCTTGATGCTAGGTCTGTCAGGCACTTTTTGCTAAGGTGTCCGGCAACCCAATAAGACCATATCGCGAGGTGTCTGCTTGATTAGGGTGCTAGTGGTCGATGACCATGATCTCGTTCGTACAGGCATTACACGAATGCTGGCCGATATCGATGGCCTGCAGGTGGTGGGTCAGGCTGAATCAGGTGAAGAGTCCCTGATCAAGGCGCGAGAATTAAAGCCTGACGTGGTGCTGATGGACGTCAAGATGCCCGGCATCGGCGGACTGGAAGCCACGCGTAAGCTATTGCGCAGCCATCCGGATATCAAAGTGGTTGCCGTGACGGTGTGCGAAGAAGACCCGTTTCCCACGCGATTGCTCCAGGCCGGGGCCGCTGGCTATCTGACCAAAGGGGCAGGTTTGCCGGAAATGGTGCAGGCTATTCGCCTGGTCTTCGCCGGCCAGCGCTACATCAGCCCGCAGATCGCCCAGCAGTTGGCGATCAAATCCTTTCAGCCGACCAATGATTCACCGTTCGACGCCTTGTCCGAGCGTGAGATTCAGATCGCGCTGATGATCGTCGGTTGCCAAAAGGTGCAGATCATCTCCGACAAGTTGTGTCTGTCGCCAAAAACCGTGAACACCTACCGTTATCGTATTTTCGAGAAGCTCTCGATCAGCAGCGACGTCGAGTTGACACTCCTCGCGGTTCGTCACGGCATGGTGGATGCCAGCGCCTGACCATGACTGAAGCATTCGATTCCGGCGCTTTTCTATCGACCGTCAGCGGACGCCCTGGCGTTTACCGCATGTTCGACAGCGAGGCGCGCCTGCTGTACGTGGGCAAGGCGAAAAACCTCAAGAAGCGGCTGGCCAGTTATTTCCGCAAGACCGGGCTGGCGCCGAAAACTGCCGCGCTGGTCGGCCGTATCGCCCAGGTCGAAACGACCATCACCGCCAACGAGACTGAAGCGCTGCTGCTTGAGCAGACGCTGATCAAGGAATGGCGACCGCCGTACAACATTCTGTTGCGCGACGATAAGTCCTACCCCTACGTGTTTCTGTCCGACGGCCAGTTTCCGCGGCTGAGCATTCATCGCGGGGCCAAAAAAGCCAAGGGCAAGTACTTCGGGCCTTATCCCAGCGCCGGCGCCATTCGCGAAAGTCTCAGCCTCTTGCAAAAAACCTTTTTCGTGCGCCAATGCGAAGACAGTTATTACAAAAACCGTACTCGCCCGTGCCTGCAGTTTCAGATCAAGCGCTGCAAGGCGCCTTGTGTGGGGCTGGTCGAACCTGAAGTTTATGCCGAAGACGTGCGCCACTCGGTGATGTTCCTTGAAGGACGCAGCCATGCGCTGACCAATGAGCTGTCTACCGCGATGGAGGAGGCTGCGGTCAATCTCGAATTTGAGCGGGCAGCCGAACTGCGCGACCAGATCGCGTTGCTGCGGCGCGTACAGGATCAACAAAGCATGGAGGGCGGCACGGGCGAGATCGATGTCATCGCAGCGTTCGTCAACCCGGGCGGCGCCTGTGTGCATTTGATCAGCGTGCGCGGTGGCCGGGTGCTGGGCAGCAAGAACTTCTTCCCGCAGGTCGGGATTGAAGAAGACGTCTCTGAAGTGATGGCAGCCTTCCTCGGCCAGTACTACATCAGCAGTCCCGAGCGCGATCTGCCGAGCGAATTGATTGTCAATGTGGTGCACGAAGATTTCCCGACGCTGATCGAAGCGATCCACGAGTTGCGGGGGCGCGAGCTGGCCATCAGTCACCGGGTGCGTGGCACGCGGGCGCGCTGGCAGCAATTGGCCGTGACCAACGCTGAACAGGCGCTGGGCGCGCGCCTGGCGAACCGACAGCACACCGCCGCACGTTTCGAAGCGCTGGCCGAGGTACTCAATCTGGACGAGCCGCCGCAACGCCTGGAATGCTATGACATCAGTCACTCCAGCGGCGAGGCCACCGTCGCGTCCTGCGTGGTGTTCGGGCCTGAAGGCGCGATCAAGTCGGATTACCGCCGCTATAACATCGAAGGTGTAACGGCGGGTGACGATTATGCGGCCATGCACCAGGCGCTGACTCGGCGCTTCAGCAAGCTAAAGGACGGCGAGGGCAAGTTGCCCGACATCCTGCTGGTCGATGGTGGCAAGGGCCAGTTGTCAATGGCCCGTGACGTGCTCAACGAACTGGCCGTGCCGGATCTGATCCTGTTGGGCGTGGCCAAGGGCGCAACGCGCAAGGCCGGCTTCGAAACGTTGTATCTGAATGATGCAGCGCACGAGTTCACCCTGCGCGGCGACTCACCGGCCCTGCACCTGATCCAGCAGATCCGTGACGAGGCCCACCGCTTCGCTATTACCGGGCACCGCGCCCGCCGCGGCAAGACCCGCCGCACGTCAACGCTGGAAGGGGTGGCGGGGGTCGGTCCAACCCGCCGCCGTGACCTGTTGAAACATTTTGGTGGATTGCAGGAGCTGTCTCGTGCAAGCATCGAAGAGATCGCCAAAGCCCCGGGGATCAGTAAAAAGCTCGCAGAGTCGATTTATGCGAACCTGCATAGCGAGTAGAATGCCCCTTCACCTCGTAGCCAGTTGTGCCGATGAATATCCCTAATCTGATTACCGTTCTACGCGTCCTGCTTATCCCGATCTTCATTTTGCTGTTTTACCTGCCGTACCAATGGAGTTACATGGCCTCCGCTTCGGTGTTTGCCTTCGCGGCGGCAACCGACTGGCTGGACGGTTATCTGGCCCGTCGTCTTGAGCAAAGCACACCGTTTGGTGCGTTTCTCGATCCGGTCGCCGACAAATTGATGGTCGCCGTTGCACTGGTGTTGCTGGTGCAGGAGCACGGCAATCTGTGGCTCACATTGCCAGCGGCAGTCATCATCGGTCGCGAGATTGTGGTGTCGGCACTGCGTGAATGGATGGCCGAACTCGGCGCCCGTGCACATGTAGCCGTCTCGAACCTGGGCAAGTGGAAAACTGCCGCGCAGATGCTCGCGCTGGTGATCCTGCTGGCCAATCCGAAGGATTTCAGCTTCTGGGTTATTCTGGGTTACGCACTGTTGATGGTGTCCGCCGGCCTGACCTTGTGGTCGATGGTGCAATACCTTCGCGCGGCCTGGCCGCATCTGAAGACTGATGTTGAAAAGAAATAAAACTTTTTCGAATCAAGGGGTTGACGGGGCTTCTTAATTCTATAGAATGCGCCACACCAAGCGGGAATAGCTCAGTTGGTAGAGCACGACCTTGCCAAGGTCGGGGTCGCGAGTTCGAGTCTCGTTTCCCGCTCCAATTTGTACGTGTCTGTTGTTGCGCTACTGACAGCAGATGCTTTGAGGCCGAGTAGCAAAATGGTTATGCAGTGGATTGCAAATCCACCTACGCCGGTTCGATTCCGACCTCGGCCTCCACTTTAAACAAGCTCCGTAGATCCATGATTTACGGAGCTTTTTTATTTGCGGTGCGTTGCAAGACCTTGTCTTGAAATACAGCCATTGCGAACTTGCTTCACCGGGGAGTGATGTATATATTTCCCGCACTGCTGTCCGGCAGGATCCTGTCAGGATCGCTACCGACCGTGAAGCAAAGCAGTACCGCGCTACCGCCCGAATGGCGAAACTGGTAGACGCATGGGACTTAAAATCCCCCGCTCGTAAGGGCGTGCCGGTTCGATTCCGGCTTCGGGCACCATCTTTGAAACAAGGGTTTGCAGGCGAAAGCCGATGCAAACCCTTTTTTCGTTTCTGGGCTGAGTGTTCATCGCTTTACGGCCACCAATCACCTGTCCAGTGTTCTGGATCCAATTAGCTCACTTTATCGTCTGTCGACAAGCGGTAGGCTTAGTCTATTGCTTTAGGTGATGGCGCAATGACATATTGCAGCTCCTTTCCCCACTTTACGATGTACCAGACATGCGCCCCCTCAAGTCAGTTGTTGCAGCGTCGTTGCTGCTCAGCGGGTGCAATGGAATGCCAGTCGCTTTCGTTCAGGATCCTGTTTTAGACCAAGCCTTTGTCGTTCACTCCGGCGCGCCTTTGCCTTACGTGCTGATGGGTTCGGCTGTGCAATGGAATGAAGATTTTGCCGTCACGGTGAAGCACATTCCTTATTTGTCGGGCGCGGTGTTCAAGGGGCAGGCGGAC
Proteins encoded in this window:
- a CDS encoding peptidylprolyl isomerase, with amino-acid sequence MAKATARHILVSSEDKCNELKAQIEGGADFAEVAKTNSSCPSSRQGGDLGSFGPGQMVKEFDTVVFSAPINVVQGPVKTQFGYHLLEVTSRQD
- a CDS encoding esterase/lipase family protein; amino-acid sequence: MQRNAPTRYPILLVHGLFGFERIGHFELFHDVKDALKAVGNRVFVPHLSATHNNETRGEQLLTQIACVLRGTGAEKVNLIGHSQGALAARYAAAVTPDSVASVTSVSGPNHGSELADFLRKALIPGKLPEAVAQNVATQFADFLSLLSGTTALPQSAVAALNALTTEGVGAFNDKYPQGLPDTWGGHGPAKVNGVHYYSWSGVLPSQQMPTLDPVQGMCQVLAHYFTTEPQQNDGFVGRFSSHLGQVIRSDYSLDHLASLRRPDTATGSSPDPIELYVEHAERLRTAGL
- a CDS encoding 3-deoxy-7-phosphoheptulonate synthase; its protein translation is MNSSVSALPLSSLNCANEALTVRLPSSLQLKQQLPLSTALSQQVTAHRQAVRAILNGEDQRLLVVVGPCSIHDPQSALEYASQLAGLANDVSSEMLLVMRAYIEKPRTTVGWKGLAYDPHLDGSDDMAAGLNLSRELMLEMIRLGLPIATELLQPMAAHYFDDLLSWVAIGARTTESQIHREMASGLNLPVGFKNGTDGGAAVAVDAMRSAAHAHRHFGVDSQGHPAIIQTPGNPDTHLVLRGGHHGPNYDETSVASINAELKRVKIPSRMMVDCSHANSGKDPLRQPAVFNDVLEQRLRGDHSLIGMMLESHLFEGCQPLSASLRYGVSITDGCLGFEATERLLLDAARRLASHR
- a CDS encoding GNAT family N-acetyltransferase, whose protein sequence is MSFQIRRATEDDLGFARDLTCANMLRYYIDYDLLWQDAAFDAGWSGRENWLILLAGMPIGFFSLSQDARALYIRELQIAEDYQGRGAGSWAIDQVIDMARQARRPAVRLTVFETNPAQRLYWRKGLRVQGRDECFLRMQLDLSTPVR
- the gacA gene encoding response regulator transcription factor GacA, whose product is MIRVLVVDDHDLVRTGITRMLADIDGLQVVGQAESGEESLIKARELKPDVVLMDVKMPGIGGLEATRKLLRSHPDIKVVAVTVCEEDPFPTRLLQAGAAGYLTKGAGLPEMVQAIRLVFAGQRYISPQIAQQLAIKSFQPTNDSPFDALSEREIQIALMIVGCQKVQIISDKLCLSPKTVNTYRYRIFEKLSISSDVELTLLAVRHGMVDASA
- the uvrC gene encoding excinuclease ABC subunit UvrC, which gives rise to MTEAFDSGAFLSTVSGRPGVYRMFDSEARLLYVGKAKNLKKRLASYFRKTGLAPKTAALVGRIAQVETTITANETEALLLEQTLIKEWRPPYNILLRDDKSYPYVFLSDGQFPRLSIHRGAKKAKGKYFGPYPSAGAIRESLSLLQKTFFVRQCEDSYYKNRTRPCLQFQIKRCKAPCVGLVEPEVYAEDVRHSVMFLEGRSHALTNELSTAMEEAAVNLEFERAAELRDQIALLRRVQDQQSMEGGTGEIDVIAAFVNPGGACVHLISVRGGRVLGSKNFFPQVGIEEDVSEVMAAFLGQYYISSPERDLPSELIVNVVHEDFPTLIEAIHELRGRELAISHRVRGTRARWQQLAVTNAEQALGARLANRQHTAARFEALAEVLNLDEPPQRLECYDISHSSGEATVASCVVFGPEGAIKSDYRRYNIEGVTAGDDYAAMHQALTRRFSKLKDGEGKLPDILLVDGGKGQLSMARDVLNELAVPDLILLGVAKGATRKAGFETLYLNDAAHEFTLRGDSPALHLIQQIRDEAHRFAITGHRARRGKTRRTSTLEGVAGVGPTRRRDLLKHFGGLQELSRASIEEIAKAPGISKKLAESIYANLHSE
- the pgsA gene encoding CDP-diacylglycerol--glycerol-3-phosphate 3-phosphatidyltransferase — translated: MNIPNLITVLRVLLIPIFILLFYLPYQWSYMASASVFAFAAATDWLDGYLARRLEQSTPFGAFLDPVADKLMVAVALVLLVQEHGNLWLTLPAAVIIGREIVVSALREWMAELGARAHVAVSNLGKWKTAAQMLALVILLANPKDFSFWVILGYALLMVSAGLTLWSMVQYLRAAWPHLKTDVEKK